In the Pygocentrus nattereri isolate fPygNat1 chromosome 19, fPygNat1.pri, whole genome shotgun sequence genome, one interval contains:
- the LOC108433069 gene encoding GRAM domain-containing protein 2B-like isoform X1 gives MNGNKHFNRRFSLDSLGYSPDNGGLLGKTKGCKMRRSTDGTKGRGLDEAHLELLDISRDLHRSSSMQTTTIEEEGIDRIDGLFSRNSFKNHNKTFQKHFPEISETEELTLAFTCAIQKEVLYHGKMYVSEQHVCFHSSVLLKETKVVIHASAVQYVKKKNVARVVPNAIEILTNSGEKYLFVSLRNRDACFKLLQSLCPQLQTVSANSSHLMSSPVNSHELETDTISSHSSQEDSTDQRRFSNPEHDKSLGSTLSSLSVTDIPNGQATSSSTTRSSTSRDGHSTEEEETAAVSWVTMVTEKIKSFLSMSRTTNISKVFIIYLVLVALLLLTSGYIGLRIIALEEQLNTLGAMSEFSLQREYKKT, from the exons TTATTCCCCAGACAACGGAGGACTCCTAGGGAAGACCAAAGGCTGTAAAATGAGAAGGAGCACTGATGGAACGAAGGGCCGTGGTCTAGATGAAGCACATCTAGAGCTCCTTGACATCAGCAGAGACCTCCACAGAAGCAGCTCTATGCA GACTACCACCATAGAGGAGGAGGGGATTGATCGCATAGATGGACTGTTCAGTCGTAAT AGCTTTAAGAACCACAATAAAACATTCCAGAAACATTTCCCGGAGATTTCTGAGACAGAGGAATTGACTCTTG CATTCACCTGTGCCATTCAAAAGGAGGTGCTCTATCATGGAAAGATGTACGTGTCAGAGCAGCATGTATGTTTCCACTCTTCAGTTCTGCTGAAGGAGACCAAG GTTGTGATTCATGCTTCTGCAGTACAGTATGTAAAGAAAAAGAACGTGGCACGGGTTGTACCCAACGCAATCGAAATTCTCACCAACAGTGGAGAGAAG TACCTGTTTGTGTCATTGCGGAATCGAGATGCATGTTTCAAACTCTTGCAGTCACTGTGTCCACAGCTACAG ACTGTAAGTGCCAACAGCAGCCATCTAATGTCTTCTCCAGTAAACAGCCATGAACTGGAAACTGACACA ATTTCCAGCCACTCCAGTCAGGAAGACAGTACAGATCAACGCAGGTTCTCTAACCCAGAGCATGACAAAAGTCTGGGCAGCACCTTGTCCTCCCTCTCAGTCACCGACATCCCAAATG GTCAAGCAACAAGTAGCTCCACGACACGCAGCAGCACCAGCAGAGACGGacactctacagaagaggaggaAACAGCAG CTGTCTCCTGGGTCACCATGGTAACAGAGAAGATCAAATCATTCCTCTCCATGAGCAGGACAACCAACATCAGCAAGGTCTTCATCATCTACCTTGTACT AGTGGCACTCCTGCTCCTGACGTCCGGTTACATTGGTCTGCGCATCATAGCTTTGGAAGAGCAGCTGAATACACTGGGAGCAATGTCCGAGTTTAGcctacagagaga GTACAAGAAAACATAA
- the LOC108433069 gene encoding GRAM domain-containing protein 2B-like isoform X2, protein MRRSTDGTKGRGLDEAHLELLDISRDLHRSSSMQTTTIEEEGIDRIDGLFSRNSFKNHNKTFQKHFPEISETEELTLAFTCAIQKEVLYHGKMYVSEQHVCFHSSVLLKETKVVIHASAVQYVKKKNVARVVPNAIEILTNSGEKYLFVSLRNRDACFKLLQSLCPQLQTVSANSSHLMSSPVNSHELETDTISSHSSQEDSTDQRRFSNPEHDKSLGSTLSSLSVTDIPNGQATSSSTTRSSTSRDGHSTEEEETAAVSWVTMVTEKIKSFLSMSRTTNISKVFIIYLVLVALLLLTSGYIGLRIIALEEQLNTLGAMSEFSLQREYKKT, encoded by the exons ATGAGAAGGAGCACTGATGGAACGAAGGGCCGTGGTCTAGATGAAGCACATCTAGAGCTCCTTGACATCAGCAGAGACCTCCACAGAAGCAGCTCTATGCA GACTACCACCATAGAGGAGGAGGGGATTGATCGCATAGATGGACTGTTCAGTCGTAAT AGCTTTAAGAACCACAATAAAACATTCCAGAAACATTTCCCGGAGATTTCTGAGACAGAGGAATTGACTCTTG CATTCACCTGTGCCATTCAAAAGGAGGTGCTCTATCATGGAAAGATGTACGTGTCAGAGCAGCATGTATGTTTCCACTCTTCAGTTCTGCTGAAGGAGACCAAG GTTGTGATTCATGCTTCTGCAGTACAGTATGTAAAGAAAAAGAACGTGGCACGGGTTGTACCCAACGCAATCGAAATTCTCACCAACAGTGGAGAGAAG TACCTGTTTGTGTCATTGCGGAATCGAGATGCATGTTTCAAACTCTTGCAGTCACTGTGTCCACAGCTACAG ACTGTAAGTGCCAACAGCAGCCATCTAATGTCTTCTCCAGTAAACAGCCATGAACTGGAAACTGACACA ATTTCCAGCCACTCCAGTCAGGAAGACAGTACAGATCAACGCAGGTTCTCTAACCCAGAGCATGACAAAAGTCTGGGCAGCACCTTGTCCTCCCTCTCAGTCACCGACATCCCAAATG GTCAAGCAACAAGTAGCTCCACGACACGCAGCAGCACCAGCAGAGACGGacactctacagaagaggaggaAACAGCAG CTGTCTCCTGGGTCACCATGGTAACAGAGAAGATCAAATCATTCCTCTCCATGAGCAGGACAACCAACATCAGCAAGGTCTTCATCATCTACCTTGTACT AGTGGCACTCCTGCTCCTGACGTCCGGTTACATTGGTCTGCGCATCATAGCTTTGGAAGAGCAGCTGAATACACTGGGAGCAATGTCCGAGTTTAGcctacagagaga GTACAAGAAAACATAA